A single Elephas maximus indicus isolate mEleMax1 chromosome 2, mEleMax1 primary haplotype, whole genome shotgun sequence DNA region contains:
- the GPR150 gene encoding probable G-protein coupled receptor 150: MDDPFGSSIVPPAPNLSVPNSLGWGLNLTSGKEVPAPWTPPLGTPSRRVHLVCLGVILVVAVVGNSMVLCRLCGGGGRGSWAGPKRRKMDFLLVQLALADLYACGGNTLSQLAWELLGDPRPAAGDLACRFVQLLRVSGRGASSHLVALIALERQRAVRRPLGPPLPARALAAMGWLLALLLALPPAFVVRGGAPTPTRLQPPSATPPAARAWPGERRCRSIFAPLPRWHLQVYALYEAVAGFVAPVAVMGVASSRLLCAWWQRRPRAPAAPVPWSASPGPLPAPNALPRAKVQSLKMSLVLALLFLGCELPYFAARLAAAWSWRPAGDWEGENLEAALHVVEVANSALNPFVYLFFQAGNGRVWRKRLGTVCCPGKGVSEDDEGARGHQALYRHRWPHAHYHHARRKQLAEGCMRPPPPRPRPLPCSCESIF; this comes from the coding sequence ATGGACGATCCCTTCGGATCCTCAATTGTGCCGCCAGCGCCCAACCTCTCGGTACCCAACTCTCTGGGCTGGGGTCTCAACCTGACTTCAGGGAAGGAAGTTCCCGCCCCGTGGACGCCACCGCTCGGGACGCCCAGCCGCCGCGTCCACCTGGTCTGCCTGGGGGTCATtctggtggtggcggtggtcgGCAACTCCATGGTGCTGTGCCGCCtctgcggcggcggcggccgcgggTCCTGGGCGGGGCCCAAGCGTCGCAAAATGGACTTCCTGCTAGTGCAGCTGGCCCTGGCCGACCTGTACGCGTGCGGAGGCAATACACTGTCGCAGCTGGCCTGGGAGCTGTTGGGAGACCCGCGCCCGGCCGCGGGCGACCTGGCGTGCCGCTTCGTGCAGCTGTTGCGGGTGTCCGGCCGCGGCGCCTCGTCCCACCTCGTGGCGCTCATTGCCCTCGAGCGCCAGCGCGCCGTCCGCCGTCCACTGGGCCCGCCGCTGCCCGCGCGCGCCCTCGCAGCCATGGGCTGGCTGCTGGCGCTGCTGCTGGCCCTGCCTCCCGCCTTCGTAGTGCGCGGGGGCGCCCCCACGCCTACCCGGCTGCAGCCGCCGTCCGCCACGCCCCCGGCCGCTCGCGCTTGGCCCGGGGAGCGTCGCTGCCGCAGCATCTTCGCGCCCCTGCCGCGCTGGCACCTGCAAGTCTACGCCCTCTACGAGGCTGTCGCGGGCTTCGTGGCGCCCGTCGCGGTCATGGGCGTCGCCAGCAGCCGTCTGCTCTGCGCCTGGTGGCAGCGCCGGCCCCGCGCCCCGGCGGCCCCGGTGCCCTGGTCTGCGAGCCCCGGCCCACTCCCCGCGCCCAACGCGCTGCCCCGCGCCAAGGTGCAGAGCCTGAAAATGAGCCTGGTGCTGGCGCTGCTGTTCCTGGGCTGCGAGCTGCCCTACTTCGCCGCCCGGCTGGCAGCCGCCTGGTCGTGGAGGCCCGCGGGAGACTGGGAAGGCGAGAACCTGGAGGCGGCGTTGCACGTCGTTGAAGTGGCCAACAGCGCGCTCAATCCCTTCGTCTACCTTTTCTTCCAGGCAGGCAACGGCAGGGTTTGGCGGAAGCGCCTAGGCACTGTCTGCTGCCCGGGGAAGGGAGTCTCGGAGGACGACGAGGGGGCCCGTGGCCACCAGGCGCTCTATCGCCACCGCTGGCCTCACGCTCACTATCACCACGCTCGGCGGAAGCAGCTGGCAGAGGGCTGCATGCGCCCACCTCCGCCGCGCCCCCGGCCGCTGCCCTGCTCCTGCGAAAGCATCTTCTAG